A region of Marnyiella aurantia DNA encodes the following proteins:
- a CDS encoding organic hydroperoxide resistance protein, with product MKTLYTTSVTATGGRDGHVKSDNGLIDMEVRMPKALGGANDDYANPEMLFAAGYSACFDSALKQVSRLAKVRTGETSVTAKVSIGQIDNGGFGLAAELEVNVPGVSLEEAQSLVEKAHQVCPYSNATRNNMEVKLTVTNNG from the coding sequence ATGAAAACACTGTACACCACAAGCGTAACTGCTACCGGCGGCCGCGATGGCCATGTAAAAAGTGACAACGGACTGATTGATATGGAGGTCCGCATGCCAAAGGCCCTGGGAGGCGCCAATGATGATTATGCTAATCCTGAGATGCTGTTTGCCGCAGGTTATTCGGCCTGTTTTGACAGCGCGCTGAAACAGGTAAGCAGACTTGCAAAGGTAAGAACCGGTGAAACTTCTGTAACCGCAAAAGTCAGCATTGGCCAGATTGACAATGGTGGTTTCGGTCTGGCGGCTGAACTTGAGGTCAACGTTCCCGGAGTATCCCTGGAGGAAGCGCAGTCACTGGTGGAAAAGGCACATCAGGTCTGTCCCTATTCCAATGCGACACGGAACAATATGGAAGTAAAGCTTACGGTGACGAACAACGGATAA
- a CDS encoding MarR family winged helix-turn-helix transcriptional regulator, translating into MGTADSLRLDGQLCFPLYALSREITGLYRPLLEELDLTYPQYLVMLVLWEQDGLAVCDLGNRLLLDSGTLTPLLKRLELKNFVARKRCSKDERVVHLFLTEIGKALQAKAMEIPARMLENIDVEENELNALKATLNKIINQIQK; encoded by the coding sequence ATGGGTACCGCTGACTCACTTCGTCTGGACGGGCAACTGTGCTTCCCGCTCTATGCTCTTTCCCGGGAGATTACGGGCTTGTACCGTCCGCTGCTGGAGGAATTGGACTTAACATATCCTCAATATCTGGTGATGCTGGTACTTTGGGAACAGGATGGTCTGGCGGTTTGCGACCTGGGCAACCGTTTGTTGCTGGACAGCGGTACGCTGACACCACTTCTGAAAAGACTGGAATTAAAGAATTTTGTAGCTCGTAAACGGTGCAGTAAAGACGAACGCGTAGTGCATCTCTTCCTTACTGAAATTGGCAAGGCGCTTCAAGCGAAAGCCATGGAAATTCCGGCCAGAATGCTTGAAAATATTGATGTTGAAGAGAACGAACTTAACGCGTTGAAAGCAACACTTAACAAAATCATTAACCAAATACAAAAATAG
- a CDS encoding NAD(P)H-dependent oxidoreductase, with translation MSLLENLNWRHAVKAYDPNRKVSEQDLNSILEAARLAPTSSGLQPFRVIVVENQELKEKMVKGALNPEVMRDSSHVLVFAAWDEYSAEKIDAVYDYHTDVRELPRGRFGSYTDLLKQLYGAQTPAEHFAHTARQTYIALGLAMAQAAELKIDSTPAEGFSNDVVDEILGLQELGLKSVTLLYLGYRDAEKDWLSTMKKVRLPMEEFIIRK, from the coding sequence ATGTCATTACTAGAAAATTTAAACTGGAGACATGCGGTAAAAGCGTACGATCCGAACAGAAAGGTTTCAGAACAGGATCTAAACAGTATCCTGGAAGCGGCGCGACTGGCGCCAACTTCCTCCGGACTCCAGCCTTTCCGCGTAATTGTGGTGGAGAATCAGGAGTTAAAGGAAAAGATGGTTAAAGGAGCTCTTAATCCTGAAGTAATGCGCGACAGCTCTCATGTACTGGTGTTCGCTGCGTGGGACGAGTATTCTGCTGAGAAAATTGATGCGGTATACGACTATCATACAGATGTTCGGGAACTGCCGCGCGGCCGTTTTGGAAGTTACACAGACCTCCTGAAGCAGCTGTACGGCGCACAGACACCGGCTGAGCATTTTGCCCATACCGCCAGACAGACTTATATTGCACTTGGACTGGCGATGGCACAGGCTGCAGAACTTAAGATAGACAGCACACCGGCCGAAGGCTTCAGCAATGATGTTGTTGATGAAATCCTGGGACTTCAGGAACTTGGACTTAAGAGTGTAACTTTGCTTTATCTGGGCTACCGCGACGCCGAAAAAGACTGGCTCTCCACAATGAAGAAGGTTAGACTTCCAATGGAGGAGTTCATCATCAGAAAATAA
- the katG gene encoding catalase/peroxidase HPI has product MINSDGRCPHHEGQKAQEAMEQANQPVQNDPQQGETIHSQNEENPIPVAGASLGNSGKCPVIHGSNTEEAKDVMSWWPKSLNLDILSQHDRKTNPFGEEFSYAEEFKKLDLEAVKSDLKALMTESKEWWPADWGHYGGLMIRMAWHSAGTYRTADGRGGSNTGSQRFAPLNAWPDNVNLDKARRLLWPVKKKYGNKLSWADLIILAGNMAYESMGLKTFGFAGGREDVWHPEKDIYWGSEKDWLAPTGSEGSRYTGDRELENPLASVMMGLIYVNPEGVDGNPDPLKTAADLRVTFSRMAMNDEETAALTVGGHTVGKCHGNGDASALGGDPEEEGVHAQGLGWLNPKGKGHSEDTVTSGLEGAWTTNPTQWDNGYLDLLLNHEWRLTKSPAGANQYEPVNLPEELKPVDAHNPNIRRNPMMTDADMAMKVDPGYREIVERFHNDFEYFSDTFARAWFKLTHRDLGPKSRYLGPDVPAEDLIWQDSIPAVNYTLSDGEINSLKEQILNSGLSRSELITTAWDSARTYRGSDYRGGANGSRIRLEPQRSWAGNEPVRLNKVLEILENIRQTSGVNVSMADLIVLGGTAAIEQAVREAGYNVEVPFLPGRGDASEEMTDARSFDEMETVHDGYRNWLKADYVVSAEELMLDRTQLMGLTAPEMTVLVGGLRVLDTNYGGSQDGVFTDRPGTLSNDFFVNLTDMNFKWVPVNDNLYHITDRKSGAVKWSASRVDLVFGSNSILRSYAEFYAQDDNWERFIRDFVKAWTKVMNADRYDLN; this is encoded by the coding sequence ATGATAAACTCAGATGGAAGATGTCCGCATCATGAAGGGCAGAAAGCTCAGGAAGCGATGGAGCAGGCAAACCAACCAGTACAGAACGATCCTCAGCAGGGCGAAACAATTCACAGTCAGAACGAAGAAAATCCCATACCGGTCGCAGGTGCCAGTTTAGGCAACAGTGGTAAATGTCCTGTTATCCATGGCTCCAATACGGAGGAAGCAAAAGATGTAATGAGCTGGTGGCCTAAATCATTGAATCTGGACATTCTTTCACAGCACGACCGTAAGACAAATCCTTTTGGTGAAGAGTTCAGTTATGCTGAGGAATTTAAAAAACTTGATCTTGAAGCTGTGAAATCCGATCTTAAAGCTCTGATGACCGAAAGTAAGGAATGGTGGCCCGCCGACTGGGGGCATTATGGCGGTCTGATGATTCGTATGGCCTGGCATTCGGCCGGCACCTACAGAACAGCCGACGGCCGCGGGGGCAGCAACACCGGCAGTCAGAGGTTTGCACCACTCAACGCATGGCCGGATAATGTGAATCTGGATAAAGCAAGACGTCTGCTTTGGCCCGTCAAGAAAAAATATGGTAATAAACTCTCCTGGGCCGACCTTATAATCCTGGCCGGAAACATGGCTTACGAATCCATGGGCCTGAAGACCTTTGGTTTTGCTGGTGGCCGCGAAGATGTTTGGCATCCTGAAAAAGATATTTATTGGGGCTCCGAGAAGGACTGGCTTGCCCCTACGGGCAGCGAGGGCAGCCGCTACACCGGCGACCGGGAGCTCGAAAATCCTTTGGCTTCTGTGATGATGGGCCTTATATATGTGAACCCTGAAGGTGTAGACGGGAATCCCGATCCATTGAAGACCGCGGCAGATTTAAGGGTTACCTTCAGCCGGATGGCCATGAATGATGAAGAAACCGCAGCACTTACCGTTGGCGGCCACACTGTAGGTAAATGCCACGGTAATGGCGACGCGTCTGCACTGGGTGGTGATCCTGAGGAAGAAGGTGTTCATGCGCAGGGCCTGGGATGGCTTAACCCAAAAGGCAAAGGACACAGTGAAGATACGGTGACTTCCGGGCTGGAAGGGGCCTGGACCACCAATCCCACGCAATGGGATAACGGTTATCTGGACCTTCTGCTGAATCATGAATGGAGACTTACTAAAAGTCCGGCTGGTGCCAATCAGTATGAACCGGTCAATTTGCCTGAGGAACTCAAACCGGTAGATGCACATAACCCAAATATTCGCAGAAATCCGATGATGACGGATGCCGATATGGCTATGAAGGTAGATCCCGGCTACCGCGAAATTGTGGAACGCTTCCATAACGATTTTGAATATTTCTCAGATACATTCGCGCGTGCCTGGTTTAAGCTGACCCACCGCGACCTCGGCCCCAAATCAAGGTATCTGGGTCCTGATGTCCCGGCCGAAGACCTTATCTGGCAGGATTCGATTCCGGCCGTTAACTACACGCTCAGCGACGGGGAGATCAACAGCCTTAAGGAACAGATTCTCAACAGCGGTTTGTCCCGTTCGGAACTTATTACCACGGCATGGGACAGCGCACGTACCTATCGCGGTTCCGATTACCGGGGTGGTGCCAATGGTTCCAGGATACGTCTGGAACCACAGAGAAGTTGGGCAGGTAACGAACCGGTAAGACTGAATAAAGTTCTGGAAATACTTGAAAATATCCGGCAGACTTCCGGTGTAAATGTGAGTATGGCAGACCTTATTGTACTGGGTGGAACTGCTGCTATAGAGCAGGCCGTACGTGAGGCAGGTTACAATGTTGAGGTGCCGTTTTTACCAGGTAGGGGAGATGCCTCTGAGGAAATGACCGATGCAAGGTCGTTCGACGAGATGGAAACCGTTCACGACGGTTACCGTAACTGGCTGAAAGCCGATTATGTAGTATCTGCCGAGGAACTGATGCTGGACCGCACTCAGCTGATGGGCTTAACGGCACCAGAAATGACTGTTCTGGTAGGTGGATTACGCGTTCTTGATACCAATTACGGAGGTAGTCAGGACGGTGTTTTTACAGACAGGCCCGGAACGCTTTCCAATGATTTTTTTGTAAACCTGACAGACATGAATTTTAAATGGGTGCCTGTAAATGATAACCTGTATCATATCACCGACCGGAAATCCGGAGCTGTGAAGTGGTCAGCCAGCCGTGTGGATCTTGTCTTTGGTTCCAATTCCATTCTGAGGTCATATGCCGAATTCTATGCACAGGACGATAACTGGGAACGGTTTATAAGGGATTTTGTAAAAGCTTGGACTAAAGTAATGAATGCCGACCGTTACGATTTAAACTAA
- a CDS encoding type IA DNA topoisomerase: MKLCIAEKPSVARDIAKVLGANQSRQGYMEGNGYLVTWTFGHLCTLKEPHDYSPHYKSWDLIFLPIIPKNFGIKLISNPGVEKQFRVIEQLVDQCTEVINCGDAGQEGELIQRWVLQKARCKKPVQRLWISSLTEEAILEGFANLKPAEDYHNLYLAGNARAVGDWLLGINATRLFTRKFGGNRGVLSIGRVQTPTLAMLVQRQKEIDAFNSEEYWELKTVYRAVHFSAAIDRLKTREKAEKGLDYLKQHLFEIVSFEIKEGKEKNPRLFDLTALQVEANRKYGFSAENTLKYIQSLYEKKHTTYPRVDTTYLPDSLYPKIAGIMRAMHFYSDLTAPLLEGGLPKTKAVFDDSKVTDHHAIIPTEVTPGSNLAREEKLIYDLVAKRFIAVFYPECKISNTLVEGKVGTIPFKTNGRQVLEPGWRAVYAKEKVELQDKSRVEAKDEEQEIPEFKAGETGPHKPLVHQGKTTPPKPYTEATLLRAMETAGKQVEDEELRDMLKANGIGRPSTRANIIETLFKRKYIERKKKNIFATRTGMDLIDTIDDEVLKSPELTGEWEYKLRKIESGEYEANVFREELVAMVTDLTRKVISEKARSISFEEVSVPQKKEKIPRKTTVIEWNEISCPKCQQNRLIKGRTAIGCVQHRECGFKIPFVCFGKKLTEKQIHDVVVKGKSGKLKGFTGHPSGITEGFLALGEDGKVELQSR; encoded by the coding sequence ATGAAGCTATGTATCGCCGAGAAACCCAGTGTCGCCCGAGATATTGCCAAAGTATTGGGTGCCAACCAGTCCAGGCAGGGTTATATGGAGGGCAACGGATATCTGGTGACCTGGACCTTCGGCCATCTCTGTACCTTAAAGGAACCCCACGACTACAGTCCGCATTATAAATCCTGGGACCTGATCTTCCTGCCTATCATCCCAAAGAATTTCGGCATTAAGCTTATTTCTAATCCCGGAGTGGAAAAGCAGTTTCGGGTAATCGAGCAGCTTGTAGATCAATGTACAGAGGTCATTAACTGCGGTGATGCCGGCCAGGAGGGAGAACTTATACAGCGTTGGGTACTGCAGAAAGCCCGCTGTAAGAAACCTGTGCAGCGGCTTTGGATCTCGTCCCTAACTGAGGAAGCTATCCTAGAAGGATTTGCTAACCTGAAACCTGCTGAGGATTATCACAACCTTTATTTAGCCGGAAATGCGCGAGCTGTGGGCGACTGGCTTCTGGGAATAAATGCCACCAGACTGTTTACGAGGAAATTTGGCGGTAACCGTGGTGTACTGTCCATCGGCCGGGTTCAGACACCTACGTTGGCGATGCTTGTACAGAGACAGAAGGAGATTGATGCGTTTAATTCTGAAGAATACTGGGAACTGAAGACGGTTTACCGCGCTGTCCACTTCAGTGCAGCCATAGACCGACTTAAGACCAGAGAAAAGGCAGAAAAAGGTCTGGACTACCTGAAACAGCATCTTTTTGAAATCGTTTCGTTTGAAATAAAAGAAGGTAAAGAGAAAAATCCCCGTCTGTTTGACCTTACCGCTCTTCAGGTAGAAGCTAACCGCAAGTATGGCTTCTCTGCCGAAAATACATTAAAGTACATCCAAAGTCTCTATGAAAAAAAGCACACCACCTATCCAAGGGTAGATACTACCTACCTGCCGGACAGTCTCTATCCGAAAATTGCCGGAATCATGCGGGCCATGCATTTTTACAGTGACCTTACGGCGCCGCTTCTGGAAGGCGGACTACCGAAAACAAAGGCCGTGTTCGACGATTCCAAAGTAACCGACCACCACGCTATAATACCCACCGAAGTGACACCCGGCAGCAACCTGGCGCGTGAAGAGAAACTGATTTACGATCTTGTTGCGAAGCGGTTTATTGCTGTATTCTATCCTGAATGTAAGATTTCGAACACCCTAGTGGAAGGAAAAGTAGGAACAATACCTTTCAAAACCAATGGCAGACAGGTATTGGAACCGGGTTGGCGAGCAGTTTATGCAAAGGAAAAGGTGGAACTTCAGGATAAATCCAGGGTTGAGGCAAAGGATGAGGAGCAGGAAATCCCCGAATTTAAAGCGGGAGAAACTGGTCCTCATAAACCGCTTGTACATCAGGGAAAGACAACGCCGCCAAAACCTTATACCGAGGCTACCCTACTGCGCGCCATGGAAACTGCAGGCAAGCAGGTGGAAGACGAAGAACTGCGCGATATGCTGAAGGCGAACGGAATAGGCAGACCTTCAACACGTGCGAACATCATCGAAACTCTTTTCAAGAGAAAATACATTGAAAGAAAAAAGAAAAACATCTTTGCGACGCGTACCGGCATGGATCTTATAGATACCATAGACGATGAAGTTCTGAAAAGTCCTGAACTCACGGGCGAATGGGAATATAAACTGAGAAAGATAGAAAGCGGTGAATATGAAGCCAATGTTTTCCGGGAGGAACTGGTGGCAATGGTTACAGATCTTACCCGGAAAGTAATCAGTGAAAAAGCCAGAAGCATCTCCTTTGAGGAAGTTTCGGTTCCGCAAAAGAAAGAAAAGATTCCCCGTAAAACCACCGTCATTGAATGGAATGAAATAAGTTGTCCCAAGTGCCAGCAAAATCGCCTGATTAAGGGCAGGACGGCCATTGGCTGCGTTCAGCACCGTGAATGTGGATTCAAAATACCTTTTGTCTGCTTCGGAAAAAAGCTTACAGAGAAACAGATTCACGATGTGGTTGTTAAAGGAAAATCAGGAAAACTGAAAGGCTTCACCGGGCATCCGTCAGGCATCACTGAGGGTTTTCTTGCACTTGGAGAGGATGGCAAAGTGGAACTCCAGTCCAGATAA
- a CDS encoding FKBP-type peptidyl-prolyl cis-trans isomerase: MTIEKNHVVALQYTLNAIEENGAQTFIEKTDAENPFTFIYGVGMMLPKFEQEIEGLAAGDKKTFTLTPQEGYGEKAENASTQLPAEMFVQSGMPPIGAILPLQDQDGNHLSAVVTEVADDAVTVDLNHPMAGKTLNFDVEVVLTRPATEEELSHGHAHGVDGQSGH, from the coding sequence ATGACAATAGAAAAAAACCACGTAGTTGCACTTCAATATACTTTGAATGCGATTGAAGAAAATGGAGCGCAAACCTTCATCGAAAAAACGGACGCCGAAAACCCTTTTACCTTCATTTATGGTGTAGGAATGATGCTGCCTAAATTTGAACAGGAAATCGAAGGATTGGCTGCAGGCGACAAGAAAACATTTACACTCACTCCTCAGGAAGGGTATGGAGAGAAGGCTGAAAACGCATCAACGCAACTTCCGGCAGAAATGTTCGTACAGTCCGGAATGCCGCCAATCGGTGCAATCCTTCCCCTGCAGGACCAGGACGGAAACCACCTGAGTGCAGTAGTTACAGAGGTAGCAGATGATGCTGTTACAGTAGACCTTAATCATCCGATGGCGGGAAAAACGCTTAATTTTGATGTAGAAGTTGTACTAACCCGTCCTGCAACGGAGGAAGAACTGTCGCACGGGCATGCCCACGGTGTAGACGGACAGTCAGGACATTAA
- a CDS encoding glycosyltransferase translates to MVNHDFQQTASYDMIVFCHLRWDFVYQRPQHLISRLAQDFRILVIEEPVPTRLNGKGPFEIKEVHPNVHVCRPPVNSMNDIGAYLRKKLPKNNYKVGWFYSPAFVSVLEHLDFETVVYDCMDELTLFRGASMELVDQEKALLAAADVVYTGGKSLYESKVKKHHNVHCFPSSVDIEHFSGQNKDATERPSDMKDIPGRIVGYYGVIDERIDLELLKNTAALAPETSFVMVGPLCKIGEQDLPKADNIYYLGMKSYEELPAYLQHFDIAMMPFALNDSTKFISPTKTLEYMAANKPIISTRIKDVERDYSHCIMLIENEQDFYSAVMNPMQKFSNEYTEILNNTSWDRTARKMGSIIEKTLAV, encoded by the coding sequence ATGGTTAATCATGATTTTCAGCAAACGGCGAGCTATGATATGATCGTCTTTTGCCACCTTCGCTGGGACTTTGTTTATCAGCGTCCCCAACATTTAATCAGCCGGCTGGCACAGGATTTCAGAATCCTTGTTATAGAGGAACCAGTACCTACACGTCTTAACGGTAAAGGTCCTTTTGAAATAAAGGAAGTTCATCCAAATGTACATGTATGCAGACCGCCGGTGAACAGCATGAATGATATAGGCGCATATTTGCGAAAGAAGTTGCCGAAAAACAACTATAAGGTTGGCTGGTTCTATTCCCCGGCCTTTGTTTCAGTACTGGAGCACCTCGATTTTGAAACGGTAGTGTATGACTGTATGGACGAACTTACCCTTTTCCGCGGTGCCTCAATGGAACTGGTGGATCAGGAAAAAGCACTGCTTGCCGCTGCCGATGTTGTTTATACAGGTGGAAAATCCCTGTATGAATCAAAGGTAAAGAAGCATCATAATGTTCACTGCTTCCCAAGTTCGGTAGATATTGAGCATTTTTCGGGACAAAACAAAGACGCAACGGAAAGACCCTCTGACATGAAAGATATCCCCGGAAGGATCGTGGGCTATTACGGTGTTATTGATGAACGTATTGACCTTGAGCTTCTGAAAAACACAGCAGCTCTGGCTCCAGAAACCTCATTCGTCATGGTGGGCCCGCTCTGCAAAATTGGCGAACAGGATCTTCCTAAAGCGGACAATATTTATTACCTGGGCATGAAATCTTATGAAGAACTGCCCGCGTATCTTCAGCATTTTGACATTGCAATGATGCCGTTTGCACTAAATGATTCAACCAAATTCATCAGTCCAACAAAAACGCTGGAGTATATGGCAGCCAATAAACCTATCATTTCCACCAGGATTAAAGACGTAGAAAGGGACTACAGTCACTGCATTATGCTGATAGAAAACGAACAGGATTTCTACAGTGCCGTTATGAATCCTATGCAAAAGTTCAGCAATGAATACACCGAGATACTAAATAATACATCCTGGGACCGCACTGCACGTAAAATGGGGTCAATAATCGAAAAAACCCTTGCTGTATGA
- the glf gene encoding UDP-galactopyranose mutase: protein MKVDILIIGAGISGATLAERYANAGKKVLIIEKRDHIAGNCYDHYDQNGILVSKYGAHLFHTNDDEVWEYVNRFAEWYPWEHRVIARVDGKTVPIPVNISTVNILFDEKLETEDDMKQWLEQNRISFDQPTNGEEAVLNRVGPVLYDKMFKHYTKKQWDKYPAELHASVLERIPVRSNYDDRYFSDKYQALPKGGYTKVFESMLDHPNITVLLNTDYFDVKDQYEGYEKLFYTGPVDRFFEFEEELTEKLEYRSINFVTEHIDAEYYQENSVVNYPGREVDFTRIVEHKHFGNQKSDKTSIVKEYTVDEGDPYYPVPNEKNQLIYEKYKAKADQLTDVYFVGRLANYKYFNMDQAFKNALDLYKTLEHAKAGAL from the coding sequence ATGAAGGTAGATATCCTTATTATAGGGGCAGGTATCTCCGGTGCCACCCTTGCAGAACGCTATGCGAATGCCGGCAAGAAAGTGCTTATTATTGAAAAGAGAGACCATATAGCTGGCAACTGCTACGATCATTACGACCAAAACGGAATACTGGTATCCAAATACGGAGCACACCTTTTCCATACAAATGATGACGAAGTTTGGGAATATGTAAACCGTTTTGCCGAATGGTATCCATGGGAGCACAGAGTAATCGCGCGTGTAGACGGTAAAACCGTACCGATTCCTGTAAATATTTCTACGGTTAATATCCTCTTTGACGAAAAACTGGAAACAGAAGATGATATGAAGCAGTGGCTTGAGCAGAACCGAATAAGTTTCGACCAACCGACAAACGGTGAAGAGGCTGTCTTAAACCGCGTAGGACCGGTACTGTATGATAAAATGTTCAAACATTATACAAAGAAGCAATGGGACAAATATCCGGCTGAACTGCATGCTTCTGTGCTGGAGCGTATTCCCGTGCGAAGCAACTACGATGACCGTTATTTTTCAGATAAGTATCAGGCCCTTCCCAAAGGCGGTTATACTAAAGTATTTGAAAGCATGTTGGACCATCCAAATATTACTGTATTGCTGAATACCGATTATTTTGATGTGAAAGACCAATATGAAGGTTACGAAAAACTGTTCTACACCGGGCCGGTAGACCGTTTCTTTGAATTTGAGGAAGAACTTACTGAAAAGCTGGAATACCGGTCCATTAATTTTGTGACTGAGCATATTGATGCAGAATATTATCAGGAAAATTCTGTGGTGAATTATCCCGGTCGCGAGGTGGACTTCACCCGTATTGTAGAACACAAGCATTTCGGAAATCAGAAATCAGATAAAACAAGCATCGTAAAGGAATACACCGTGGACGAAGGTGATCCGTATTACCCTGTTCCAAACGAAAAGAATCAGCTGATTTACGAGAAATATAAAGCCAAGGCAGACCAACTAACAGATGTATATTTTGTAGGCAGACTGGCAAATTATAAGTACTTCAATATGGATCAGGCATTTAAGAATGCACTGGACCTTTACAAAACACTTGAGCATGCAAAAGCCGGTGCATTATGA
- a CDS encoding adenylyltransferase/cytidyltransferase family protein, whose amino-acid sequence MENSKITGITFSCFDLLHAGHVRMLAEARAQCDYLIVGLQTDPTIDRPEKNKPTQTVVERYIQLKGCKYVDEIIPYTTEKDLQDILQLYCIDVRIVGSEYKDKDFTGREYCKENNIVLYFNERRHRFSSTNLRKEIYRLEDLKTHKDTPKQNGVHKEAIS is encoded by the coding sequence ATGGAAAATTCAAAAATTACCGGTATTACCTTCAGCTGTTTCGACCTGCTTCATGCAGGACATGTACGAATGCTGGCAGAAGCGCGTGCACAGTGTGACTACCTTATCGTTGGTCTGCAAACTGACCCTACAATAGACAGACCGGAGAAAAACAAACCAACACAAACTGTGGTGGAGCGTTATATTCAGCTGAAAGGCTGCAAATATGTGGATGAAATTATTCCTTATACGACCGAGAAGGATCTGCAAGATATCCTTCAGCTTTATTGTATTGATGTAAGGATTGTAGGTTCTGAATATAAGGACAAGGATTTCACGGGTCGCGAGTACTGTAAAGAGAACAATATAGTTCTCTATTTCAATGAAAGGCGTCACCGCTTTTCCAGCACCAACCTTCGTAAAGAAATTTACAGACTGGAAGATCTGAAAACACATAAGGACACTCCCAAACAAAACGGAGTACATAAAGAAGCTATTTCATAA
- a CDS encoding DedA family protein, translating into MEFLQTVLDFFLNLDKHLFTMIMDYGSWIYLILFLIIFVETGLVVMPFLPGDSLLFAAGTFCAGVIGATGETASLNLWLILALLTVAAILGDTLNYYLGKNVGLKMLGLKIGDKQLVNPKYIDQTQAFYSKNGPKTIIIARFVPIVRTFAPFVAGIGSMNYSTFIKYNVIGAVVWVWSLTLMGYFFGNLPIVQENFETVVFGIIGISLLPMVWEYVNAKFLKKKNNQTL; encoded by the coding sequence ATGGAGTTTTTACAAACTGTACTGGATTTTTTCCTGAACCTGGACAAGCATCTGTTTACCATGATTATGGACTATGGATCATGGATCTACCTGATTCTTTTCCTGATTATTTTTGTGGAAACAGGATTAGTGGTAATGCCTTTCCTGCCGGGTGATTCCCTGCTTTTTGCCGCAGGAACTTTCTGTGCCGGTGTCATTGGCGCAACCGGCGAGACTGCCAGCCTTAACCTTTGGCTTATTCTGGCACTGCTCACTGTAGCGGCAATCTTAGGAGATACACTTAACTATTATCTCGGAAAAAATGTGGGATTAAAAATGCTGGGTCTAAAAATTGGAGATAAGCAGCTCGTAAATCCAAAATACATTGACCAAACTCAGGCCTTTTACAGCAAAAACGGCCCGAAAACAATTATCATAGCCAGATTTGTACCTATTGTGCGGACATTTGCGCCTTTTGTAGCAGGAATCGGTTCTATGAATTATTCAACATTTATCAAATACAATGTTATCGGAGCTGTTGTTTGGGTGTGGAGTCTGACTTTGATGGGATATTTCTTCGGGAACCTGCCTATAGTACAGGAAAACTTCGAAACAGTAGTCTTTGGAATTATTGGTATTTCGCTTTTGCCGATGGTATGGGAATACGTAAACGCTAAATTTTTGAAAAAGAAAAACAATCAAACCCTTTAA
- a CDS encoding SDR family NAD(P)-dependent oxidoreductase, which yields MKKLENKVAMITGAGSGIGKATALLFAREGAKVVVSDINAEHGKQVVSEIESMGAEAFFVMADSSSPEDNERLVSETVKKYSRLDIAVNNAGIGGEINKAGDMTIEGWKKVIDINLSGVFYGVKYQAPQMVKDGGGSIINIASILGQAGFATSSGYVAAKHGVVGLTKAVAWEYAKENVRINAVGPGFVYSGMVNEESMGKEALSFLETKHAFGRLGQPEEIAAMLLFLASDDSSFVTGSYYPVDGGYLAV from the coding sequence ATGAAAAAATTAGAGAACAAAGTAGCAATGATCACCGGGGCAGGCTCCGGTATCGGAAAGGCAACTGCGTTGCTGTTCGCACGCGAGGGTGCCAAAGTGGTTGTAAGTGACATCAATGCTGAGCATGGTAAGCAGGTCGTGTCCGAAATTGAAAGTATGGGCGCCGAAGCTTTTTTTGTAATGGCAGATTCGTCCAGCCCTGAAGACAATGAAAGGCTGGTATCGGAAACGGTGAAAAAATACAGTAGACTGGACATTGCCGTAAATAATGCAGGTATAGGCGGCGAGATAAATAAAGCCGGTGACATGACTATTGAGGGCTGGAAAAAAGTGATTGATATCAACCTCTCAGGCGTCTTTTATGGCGTGAAGTATCAGGCGCCTCAAATGGTCAAGGACGGCGGCGGCAGCATTATCAATATTGCTTCGATACTTGGCCAGGCGGGTTTTGCCACCTCGAGCGGATATGTGGCGGCCAAGCACGGTGTGGTGGGATTAACCAAAGCTGTGGCCTGGGAATATGCCAAGGAGAATGTCCGCATCAACGCGGTAGGTCCTGGTTTTGTATATAGTGGAATGGTCAATGAAGAATCCATGGGCAAAGAAGCACTCAGTTTTCTGGAAACCAAACATGCTTTCGGCAGATTAGGTCAACCCGAAGAAATTGCTGCTATGCTGCTTTTCCTGGCCTCCGATGACTCCTCGTTTGTCACCGGATCCTATTACCCTGTAGACGGCGGCTATCTTGCTGTTTAG